CCGTATCGTTAAACACACGTAGCATCGGGATAATACCGTTTGAGTTGCCATTCGTTCCTTTGATATACGAGCCTGTAGCTCTGATGTTATGAATAGACAAACCAATACCACCCGCCGACTGCGAAATTTTCGCGCAATCTTTCAGCGTGTCATAAATGCCTTCAATACTATCTTCTTTGGCTGTAAGCAAAAAGCAGCTCGAAAGCTGTGGTTTTGGCGTACCCGCGTTGAAAAGTGTTGGTGTTGCGTGTGTAAACCAACGTTCCGACATCAAATTATAGGTTTCGATAGCCGCTTCGATGTTGTCTTGGTGAATGCCTACGGCCACACGCATCAACATTTGTTGCGGACGCTCTACAATTTTGCCATCTATTTTGAGCAAATACGAACGCTCTAATGTTTTGAAACCAAAGTAATCATAGCCAAAATCGCGGTCATAAATAATGGACGAATCCAACAAAGCCGCGTGCTTTTTCACTGCCTCATACACTTCTTTAGAAATGAGGGCGGCATTTTCTCCCGTTTTGGGGTCTATGTATTGGTAAAGTCGCTTAATCGTGTTAGAAAAGGACTTATTAGTTGTTTTATGCAAATTAGAAACTGCAATACGAGCAGCCAACACGGCATAATCGGGGTGCTTTACAGTGAGGGCAGCAGCAGTTTCGGCGGCCAAATTGTCCAACTCGGCAGTAGTTACACCGTCATAGAGACCATCAATTACTTTTTTGGCTACATCTATCGAATCCACAAAACGCTCTTCGAGGCCGTAGCACAATTTTTGTATTCTGGCCGTGATTTTATCAAATTTCACGCTCTCGCGACGCCCATCTCGTTTAATTACTTGCATAGTTTATTGATAATGTATTTGTATTGGGAAACAAAAATTTTTGGGTTAAGAATGAGATTAATTTTGGTGTAAAAAATATTGCTAATACACTGTGATAAGTGTGTAAGTTTTTTGCTTAACAGTAAAGCAAGAAGCAATAGTTCCGTTTATGTATTGAACCCTTGCTTAGATTCATTCTACAAAAATATGGGTAGTTTTGAGAAAAAGAAAAATAACTTTAAAAACTTATCCACATACTGATTATCAGTAATTTACATTTACCAAACGATTGCAGTATATAAAATACTGATTATCAGTTTTATGAGAACAAACTCTGTTTATATCAAAATTTAATTTGACAAAACGGAACTTTTTCTTAAAAAGACTACTGCTTTTAGGTACTAAGAATAGTGTAAGTTTTGGCCTTTTTTGTGAATTATTGTATTACAAAAAGAACGCGTAAACATTGTTAGTGTTATTGAAGCGCAAGGGCATAGAATCAAAAAACGCCAATCCGTGCAGCTATGCGGCTTTATTCGGATTGGCGTTTGATGTTCGGACCGATGTACGGCCTGTGTATGATAAAACGGTTATTAGTTCGATAAAATTTTGAACAACTCGTCGAGTTTTGGTGTCAAAATAATTTCGGTACGACGATTTTTTTGGCGAGCTTCTGCACTTGTTCCGTCATAAACTGGCAAAAACTTACCATGACCTGCCGCCGTCAGTGAACTACCGCGCACGCCTTCGTTGGTCAGCACGCGCACGATAGACGTGGCACGCAACACACTCAAATCCCAGTTGTCGGTCATGCCTGCCGTCGATTTGGCCAAAGGCACGTCGTCGGTGTGGCCTTCTACGGTTACGTTAATATCCGAATTGTCGCGCAACACCGAAGCCAACTTTTTGAGGGCTTCTACACCTTTGCTGTCCACTGCAAAACTACCCGATTTGAACAAAAGTTGCTCAGAAAGAGATACATACACTTTGCCATTTTTAATAGAAACCGTCAAATCTTTTTCCTTGAAATTAAGCAATGCACCGCTTACTTTGGCTTTGAGGTCGTTTACGGCTTTGTCTTTGTCGGCCAAAATTTTCTCTAATTCTTGTACGCGTTTTTCGCGTTCTTTCAAATTGTCGCTCAACAAATTAAGTTGGCGTTGATTTTCTTCGAGTTTAGTGCGGTTGGCTGAAAGATTCTGATCCATCGCATAAAGTTCTTTTTCGCGGCGCGAAAGCTCTTTCGACAAATTGCCAGTTTCTGCCATAGTGCTATTAAGCAGTTGAGTATAAGACTTTTCTAACTTGTCATATTTGTCCGAAACGTCGTTGAGAAGGGCTTGTGTACGGCGCAAAATGCCACCAGCGTGTGTCGAATCGCGTTTTATTTTGTCGTTAGACTCCGCTAATTCTTTCATTTGTTTGTCCAAAGCCAATTTGTCTTGTTGCAAAGCCGTGAGTTTGGTTTCGCAATCGGCTTTATCTTGTTGCAAACGCGCACTTTGTGCCGTTACTTCATCGTATTTTTTGCGTGTAACACAGGCACTCATCAGGCCTACAAACAGCAAGGCATAACCCGCTTTGTGGATAAATTCTTTGCCTATTCCTTTCATAAATACAATAATACAGGGTTAATGTTAAATTTTAGAATAAAAAATGGGATTTGCTGGGCAGATTTTGTGCTAAAGTACAGTTATTTTCAAAAAGAAATGGCAGGTTCTTACTAAAAATGCTTAAAATTGAGCCTATTCAATCCCCAAAACAGTATGCAAACCATCAAAGTACAGACAACTCAAAACGTAACCATCGAATATCCCATTGCTGATTTAGGAAAACGCATTGCCGCTAAAATTATTGATTCTCTGGTGCTTACGGCTATTGCTTTTTTATTTATCACCATAGCCCTAACGATTCAACCAGGCGAAGATGCGGTCATAGGGCTGATTTTGACATTTCTACTTATTTATTTTGTGTATCCTTTGGTGTTGGAACTGCAAATGGACGGGCAGACTTTCGGTAAAAAAATAATGAAAATTAAAGTCATTAGCCTTGACGGGCGTAGCGCAGGTTTTTTGCAATATTTTTTGCGTTGGATTTTAAATTTAGCGGATATGCAAATGGGCGGTGCTGTGGGGCTGGTGGTCATTGCTGTCAACGGAAAAGGCCAACGAATCGGTGACCTTGCCGCAGGTACTACCGTTATTGACCTCAAAACCAAGATTCAGGATTTGGAAAAAGTAATTAATTTACATAAAATCGAAGAAAACTATGTGGCCACTTACGCCAATGTTTATTTGCTTTCCGACCACGACGTACAAGTAATTCAGAAGATTGTTTTGGTATATAGACAGACTGGCAACGAAGAGATTTTGCAAAAAACCGCCGACAAAGTCAAAGAACAATTAGGTCTTCTTTACACCCAAACAGGGTCTAATTTACATTTTTTGGAAACCGTACTTAAAGACTATAAGGCCTTGACAATGAACAACTAAAATATTTTTCGGGAAAAATATTGCACAATCTTACGTTTTATATACATTTGTGTCAGATAGATGCGTTAGCTAAAATAAGCTAAGAGCTTCTATCCTCAAAATCCCCAATTATTTCAGACCATGAAAAACAAGGTTTTCGCCTTTTTGTTACTCGCTGCGATGACAATGGGCTTTGCGTCTTGCTCCAATTCCCAACAACAATTAGCTGGTAATAAGGAAGATAAAGAGCAGGAGCATGAAGCAGAAAAAGAAAACAAATATTATAAGCAATATCCGTTGCTTATCATGACAAGTCTGTCGGCACTGGAGGCTATTTACAAAGAGTCGGACAGTAAGGACTAAGATAAATTAACAACAACACAACGAAAGGGACATTTATGTCCCTTTTTTATTTGCCCAAAACTATGTTAATTGCTCGCCGAAATAAACTTGTGATTGATTTTTAAATTTTGATTATCAATTACATATAACTTTTATATCTATTATTGTTTGCACCGAATAATATTAAATTGAGTATTTATAAATTGCTATGGAAAGAAAAGATTTTTTGCGATTAGGTGGGCTTGCGGCGGCAGGTACAATGTTAGGATTTAATGGGCAAGCCGCAGCAATTGACGAGCTGAAAGCCAAACAAAAAGCGAAAAACGTTATTATTTTGGTCAGCGACGGCATGAGCATCGGCACGTTGAATATGGCTGATTTGTTTTTGCAACGCAAAGAAGGACGCGGAAGTTATTGGCTGGATTTGTACCGCGACCGTAACCGCAAAATTACGCGTGCGCTGATGGATACGGCTTCGGCCAGTTCTTTGGTAACTGACTCAGCCGCAGCGAGTTCTTCGTGGGGCGGTGGCGTGCGCGTCAAAAATGGTTCGCTGAACGTGGGCGCAAATGGCGAATTTTATAAACCTATTTGGCAAAAAATGAAAGCCGCAGGCAAAGCCGTAGGTTGTGTTACGACTGTACCCATTACACACGCCACGCCAGCAGGTTTTTGTGTGAACAACAAAAGCCGCAAAGGACAACCCGAAATTGCGGAAAAATATCTGGAACTACGTTTTGACGTAATGATGGGTGGCGGCTTGGAACATTTCACACCCGAAGGCCGCGAAGACAAAAAAGATATGTTTTCGGCCTTTACGGCCAAAGATTTCGCGGTAGTGCGCGATCGTTCGCAAATGCTGAATCTCAATACTTCTAAGCCTATTTTGGGTGTTTTTCATGAAGATGGTTTGCCTTACAGCATCGACCGCAACAGCAGCGCAGAACTGCAAGCCAAAATCCCGACGTTGGCCGAAATGACCCAAACCGCCATCAAACACCTCAAAGGCAATCCGAAAGGATTTGCGCTGCAAGTGGAAGGCGGCAAAGTGGATTGGGCGGCACACGGCAACGACATTGGCGCGTTACTTTACGATCAAATCGCTTTTGATGAAGCAGTAAAAGTGGCATTGGATTTTGCCGAAAAAGACAAAGAAACGCTGGTAATCATCACCACCGATCACGGAAACGCCAATCCAGGGCTTATTTATGGCGAAAAAGCCAACCAAATGTTTGATTCTATTCAGAAATACAAACAATCTAACGACTGGATTTTGAGCGGAGTAAATAAATTTATGACTGCTGCGCAAGTGATTGAGCGTGTGGAAGCTGGTAGCGGTTTTGCCATCACCACCGAGCAGGCCAACGATTTGTTGGGGCAATATCAGCACTTAGACGAAGACGGGCTTTATAACCCTCGCAAAATGCCGTTTAAGAAACTGGCCGAAATACAAGGCAAATACAATTCGGTGGGCTGGATAAGCATGGATCATTCTGCTGATTTCGTGGAATTGGCCATGTATGGCGTAGGAAGCGAGTTGCTACCGTCATTTATCAAAAACACAGATTTACATTATCTTATGCTCAATGCCACGCACGTAGAAGCGTAATTTTAGGCGAGATAAATATTCTTCGAGAGCCGCCGCATTAATTTCGTGGCGGCTTTTTTCTTCTAAAAAATACGTGGTTGTTTTTCTGTTTATTTCTCAAAACTTTAAACACCGTTTAGGCGTTTAGGAGACAGAAACTAACGTAGTTTTGGCATGAAACATTTAATTTTTGTGTTAATCTTGTTGCCTACATTGAGCTGGGCAGCGATTGGTTGTAATAGCATTATGAAAACAGAAGAAGACAGCACTCAAAAAGTTCGTAAATCCGAACAAGAATGGCAACAGCAATTGAGCCCGCTTTCGTGCGGCGTGTTGCGCGGTAAAGAAACGGAACGCCCTTTTACGGGTAAATATCTGAATAACAAGGAAAAAGGCTCGTATCACTGCGCTGGTTGCGGGCAATTACTTTTTTCGTCGGATACCAAATACGATTCGGGGTCGGGTTGGCCGAGTTTTTTTCAGCCTGCCGTCAAAACCAACATTGGCGAGCATCTGGACAAAAGTTATGGCATGATTCGCCGCGAAATTGTGTGTAGCCGTTGCGAGGGGCATTTGGGGCACGTTTTTGAAGACGGCCCGCAGCCGACAGGTTTGCGCTATTGCGTTAATTCAGCAGCATTGGAGTTTAAGCCCGCAGAAAGCAAAGCAGAAAAATAGTAAAACAAAAAACGCAACCCGTAAGAGTTGCGTTTTTTGTTTTTGTAGTGGGAGCAACAGGATTCGAACCTGTGACCCTCTGCTTGTAAGGCAGATGCTCTGAACCAACTGAGCTATGCTCCCTTCGTAGGGTTATTATTGTGTATTGTTACTTGTTTGTGGGAGCAACAGGATTCGAACCTGTGACCCTCTGCTTGTAAGGCAGATGCTCTGAACCAACTGAGCTATGCTCCCCTTTGCTTGACTCTGTTATCAAACGGGACTGCAAAGGTAGCAGTCGTTTTTTAAATTCCAAATTTTCTGAAATAAAAAAATAAAATAAATGTGGATGTTTTTGATATAAATCTGATTATCAGTAAATTATTTTTATTGAAAAAGTTATAATCACAACCTGCATTCTTAGCCCAATACCAGCAATATAGAGTTTTGTGATATTGCCTTTGTTTTATGTGGCATTGTGCGTATTTTTACCCAATGAATTTAACGCTAACATACACCTATTCCTTAGATGAGATAGAGCAAGCAGCTCAGTGGGTATGTACGCAAGCCAATGCCTCCAAAGTTTGGCTTTTGGAAGGAAATATGGGAGCAGGAAAAACCACCCTCGCCAAAGCAATTTGTTTGGCTTTAGGCGTAACAGACACGGTGAGCAGCCCTACTTTTTCGTTGGTAAACGAGTACCGAACACGGGCACAAGAGCCTATCTATCATTTTGACTTTTATAGAATTAACTCCCTTAGAGAGGCCGAAGACATCGGTACGGAAGACTATTTGTATAGCGGACATTTGTGTTTGGTGGAATGGAGCGAACGCATTGCCCCGTTGCTGCCTGACCATTGTCTTATTATCCGTATCGAAACGCTGCCCGATGGCCGCCGAAACCTATTGCTAATTCAAACAAACCCATGAAAACGCCCTTTGATGCAGAAGTAAAGGCATTGGCTAAAGAGTCGGCCTTGTACCCGCAAGAACTTTTATTGAAAGTTCGCGAAAATACCCAACGTTTAGCCATTGTTGTACCCAAAGAAACCGAAGGCCAAGAAAAACGCCTTGCCCTTACGCCTGATGCGGTGGCATTGCTCGTGAACAACGGCCATGAGGTAATCGTACAAGCAGGTGCGGGCAACCCCTCCAAATTTGCTGATAACGAGTACAGCGAAGCAGGCGCACGCATTGCCTATTCGGCTAAAGAGGCCTACGAAAGTGGCAATGTTGTGTTGAAAGTGTATCCGCCATCGGTGGAAGAAATTGGCTTGATGCAAAAAGGTTCGATTTTGTTTTCGGCCTTGCAAATGACGCAACTTTCAGAAGACTATATTCTGGCTCTCAATAACAAAAATATTACGGGCGTAGCTTTTGAACTGCTCGAAGACGAAGTGGGCGGAATGCCTATCGTACGCGCCATGAGCGAAATTGCGGGTAGTACCGTAATGCTTATTGCCGCCGAATACCTGAACAGCAACAACAACGGACGCGGTATTATTTTGGGTGGAATCACGGGCGTACCGCCTACCAAAGTAGTGATTTTGGGTGCTGGCACAGTGGCCGAATACGCAGCTCGCACGGCTTTGGGGCTTGGCGCAGAAGTGAAAATATTTGACAATCAGATATATAAACTTCGTCGTATCAAAGAAAATTTAGGCCAACAAATTTTTACTTCTACCATAGACCTGACCAACCTCAACGACGCGTTGCGCCGCGCCGATGTTGTAATCGGGGCGTTGAGAGCCGAAGAAGGCCGCAGTCCATGCGTAGTGTCGGAAGATATGGTGGCTTCTATGAAACCTAATTCGGTGATTGTAGATGTGAGCATCGATCAAGGCGGTTGCTTTGAAACTTCGCAAATGACGTCTCATAACTCGCCTACATTCAAGCGTTATGATGTGATACACTATTGCGTGCCTAATATCGCCTCGCGCGTGGCACACACTGGCACGACGGCCATCAGCAATATTTTAGCTCCACTTATCGTAATGGCGCACGAGTTGGGAGGCTTCGAGGAAATGATTTTTAATAAAGTTTGGTTTATGAAAGGTGTGTATTGTTACAGAGGCGGACTCACCAGCAAACAAATTGCCAAACGCCTGAATATGAGACATAAAGATTTGAGTTTGTTGCGTCTGCCGCGCTATTAGTTGGCCTGTTTTTTTTATGGAAGAAAAAGAAGATTTGAATAAAAACCCTTGGACTACGCTTTCCTCACAAGACATTTACGACAATCCGTGGATTCATGTGCGCGAAGACAAAGTGCTGAATCCCAGTGGTGGAAAAGGCATTTACGGCGTGGTTCAATTCAAAAATAAAGCCATTGGCATTATTCCCATAGATGCCGAAGGTTACACGTATTTGGTTGGTCAATATCGTTATTCTCTCAATGAATATTCTTGGGAAATCCCGATGGGTGGCGGCAGACTGGACACGGATATTTTGGTTTCGGCGCAGCGCGAACTGAAAGAAGAAACAGGTTTTACGGCCAAGCAGTGGACGAACATTGCGCGTATTCATACGTCCAACTCCGTAACCGACGAAGAAGGTTTTATTTTCTTGGCCGAAGATTTGGAAGCGGGAGAAGACGAACCCGAAGAAACCGAACAATTGCGCGTTTGGCGTTTGCCATTGGCCGAAGCCGTACAAATGGCCATGGACAACCGCATCACAGACGCGATTAGCGTGGCGGGTTTGCTCAAAGCGGCACGCATCAAAGGGATTTAGATTTTTACCCAAAAAAGAAGATGCCACGCTTACGGCATTAAAAATTGATTGAGAATTGATTTTTTGCTACCAATATTTCAATCCTAACGGATTTATGTTGAAGTCGAAAAAACCTTTAGGCTTGGGTATCTTTGTAGTAAGCAATCTATTGAAAATGAACGCTATCTGCGTGAAATTATTAACAGAAATCATCAATATTTTTTCTAATAAAAAAGGCTGCCTCCCAGAAAGAAGCAGCCTTTTTTGTATCAAACAGTTTCTAAAATTATAGTCTGTGTGAAGAGAATTTAGCACCCAAATACTCGCGGTTAAGGCGTGCGATGTGCTCCAACGAAATGCCTTTTGGACATTCAGCCGAACAAGCACCAGTGTTTGTACAAGCACCGAAACCTTCTTCGTCCATTTGAGCAATCATTTTTTCTGCACGGATTTGGCGTTCTGCTTGGCCTTGTGGCAACAATGCCAATTGCGAAATTTTAGCAGAAGTGAAAAGCATGGCCGAAGCGTTTTTACAAGCCGCTACGCAAGCACCACAACCGATACAAGCCGCCGCCGCAAATGCTTCGTCAGCAGATTCTTTCGAAATAGGAAGGTTGTTGGCATCTTGTGCGTTACCTGTGTTTACCGACACATAACCACCCGCCGACATGATGCGGTCAAAAGCAGTTCTGTCCACCGACAAATCTTTAATCACAGGGAAAGCCGAAGCGCGCCAAGGTTCTACCACGATAGTATCGCCATCTTTGAAGCTGCGCATGTGCAACTGGCAAGTAGTGATACCTTGTTTTGGGCCGTGTGGTTGGCCGTTGATGTACATTGAGCACATACCGCAAATACCTTCGCGGCAGTCGTGGTCGAATGCAATCGGTTCTTTGTTCTCGTGTACGAGTTGCTCGTTAAGCACGTCGAACATTTCCAAGAACGACATATCTGGAGAGATTTCTTTTACATTGTAAGTCTCCAATTTGCCTTCTGATTTTGCGTTTTTCTGACGCCATACTTTCAGCGTCAGATTCATATTTCCGTGACTCATAGTCGTAAATGCTTTTTAGTAAGAAAAAATAAATCGGCTTATTTGTAAGAGCGTTGAGAAATCTTGATGTTTTCGTAAGCAAGCTCCTCTTTGTGAAGTTCGAATAAGCTATCGCCTTTGTATTCCCAAGCGGCTACGTAAGCGTAGTTTTCGTCGTCGCGTTGTGCTTCGCCTTCTTCTGTTTGGAACTCCTCGCGGAAGTGACCACCACAAGACTCGTTGCGTTGCAATGCGTCGATACACATTAGTTCGCCCAACTCCAAGAAATCAGCCACGCGACCTGCTTTGTCAAGCTCTGGGTTGAAAGCGTTCGCTTCGCCCAATACGCGCACGTCTGACCAGAACTCTTTGCGAAGTGCTTGAATTTCTACAATCGCTTGTTTCAAACCTTCCGCATTACGCGCCATACCGCATTTATCCCACATGATTTTGCCTAAGCGTTTGTGGAAAGATTCTGGAGATTGTTGGCCTTGGATGCTCATCAATTTGTTGATGCGATCTTGGGCTGTTTTCTCTGCTTCCACGAAAGCAGGGTGGTCTGTTGGAACGGCTTTGTTACGAATTTCGCCAGACAAGTAAGCTCCGATTGTGTAAGGAATTACGAAATAACCATCGGCCAAACCTTGCATCAAGGCAGAAGCACCCAAGCGGTTCGCGCCGTGGTCTGAGAAGTTAGCTTCGCCCAAAGCGTAAAGACCCGGAACGGTTGTCATCAGGTTGTAATCTACCCAAAGGCCGCCCATCGTGTAGTGTACTGCTGGGTAAATACGCATTGGCACTTCGTAAGGGTTTTCGCCAGTGATTTGCTCGTACATATCGAACAAGTTACCGTATTTTTCTTTTACTACTGCTTTGCCCAAATCGCGGATTTGTGCGGCAGAAGGATTATGAACGCCTTGTTTGAGGGCTTCGGCTTTACCGTAACGCTCAATCGCTGAAGCGTAATCCAAGTAAACGGCCATTTTGGAAGTACCTACACCGTAACCAGCATCGCAACGCTCTTTGGCAGCACGCGAAGCAATATCGCGAGGCACGAGGTTACCGAAAGCAGGATAACGACGCTCCAAATAATAATCTCTTTCGTCTTCAGGGATTTGGTTGGCAGCGCGTGTGTCGTTTTGTTTTTTAGGTACCCAAATACGACCGTCATTACGCAACGACTCCGACATCAAAGTAAGTTTTGATTGGTGGTCGCCCGAAACAGGGATACAAGTAGGGTGAATTTGTGTAAAACATGGGTTGCCGAAGAACGCACCTTTTTTGTGTGCTTTCCAAGCGGCTGTTACGTTGCTACCCATCGCGTTGGTAGAAAGGTAGAACACGTTGCCATAACCACCTGTACAAAGCAATACGGCGTGGCCTGAATGACGCTCTAATTCGCCCGTAATCAAGTTGCGAGCAATGATGCCTTTACATTTGCCATCAATCGTTACTACTTCAATCATTTCGTGACGAGTGTACATGGCCACGTTGCCCATACCTACTTGGCGTTGAAGGGCAGAGTAAGCACCCAACAACAACTGTTGGCCAGTCTGACCCGCAGCGTAAAAAGTACGTTGTACTTGCGTACCACCAAACGAACGGTTGCTCAACAACCCGCCATATTCGCGAGCGAAAGGTACACCTTGTGCCACGCATTGGTCGATGATGCTGCCCGACACTTCGGCCAAACGATAAACGTTGCCTTCGCGTGCGCGGTAGTCACCACCTTTAATTGTATCATAAAACAAACGGTAAACCGAGTCACCGTCATTTTGGTAGTTTTTAGCAGCATTGATACCACCTTGCGCGGCGATACTGTGCGCACGGCGAGGTGAATCTTGGAAGCAAAATGCTTTTACTTTATAACCCAACTCAGCAAGTGTAGCGGCAGCAGAAGCACCAGCCAAACCTGTACCCACTACGATTACTTCCAAACTACGTTTGTTTGCAGGGTTTACCAACGAAACAGTAGAACGGTATTTTGTCCACTTGGTCTCTAATGGCCCTGCGGGTATTTTAGCATCTAATTTTGACATATATATTAGCTGTTTTTAGAAATGTGAAGAAACTTAACCCTTTAAGAAGAAATAAACAGGCATCGCGGCAAAAGCCAACGGAATCAAAACGCCAAATACGACAATGCCAACCGTTTGGATAGCACCGTTGTATTTTGGGTGATTAACGCCCAACGTTTGGAACGCACTCTTAAAGCCGTGAATCAAGTGGAAAGAAACAGCAGCCATTGCAAGCAAATAGAATGCTACTAAAGCAATGTTTTTGAATTCTTCTTCTACTTCCTCGTAAAGGTCTTTTACGATAACAACACGTGTTTGGTTGTCGTTGGTCAAATACTCTTGTTTTTTGCCGTGCATCACAAAATCAGCACCCAATGAAGTAGCTTTTACTTCACCAGTTTTTAGGTCTTGCTCAAATTGTGTGTAAGGCACATGACCGAATTTGTATTCAGCCCAGAAATCGCCCATGTGAACGGCAATGAACACCAACAACACTGTGCCAAGCAACGCCATGTTGCGAGAAGCAGCAGAGCTATTAGCCGAACCTTTAGACACTGCATAAGCCACAGGACGCGCCTTTTTGTTTTTCAACGTAAGGGCAAAACCTTGAAACGCGTGCAATAAGATGAAGAAATACAAACCATACGAAACCGTTTTGATTAGTGGGTTTGTCGTCATCAACACAGCATACTCATTGAATGCCAAGCCGTGATCAGCCTTGAAAAGTTGTAAGTTGCCTATCATGTGAACCGCCAAAAAGGTACACAAAAACAAGCCTGTCAGTGCCATCACCAGTTTTCGGCCAATGGAACTCGATAATGTTTGTGAAATCCAACTCATTGTTTAATTATGTGTTTAAAAGTTTTTTTGAATAAAAATGTTACTAAAACGATTTTGCTCAAAATTACAGTCCGAACCAATACAATACAATGACATTTGTGTTATTTCAAATAATTCTAAATAAGCATCACAAACGTTTGCAATAGATATGTATTGTTACTGTCATTTTTGCAGAATACAATTTGTTTTGATTTAAATTTATTATGTCCCATAAAAAAAGCCTCTATACAGAAGCTATTATGCTTGTATAGAGGCTTTTAACTTTTAGGCACTTGCGGGCACTTCTGCCGAGTGCGTGGCGGTCATTTCTCCAAAAATGCGTTTTCGGTGCAAAAAGCCCCAGTCACGCATCGCAATAATTACAATATCTAAAGAGCGGCCATACTCTGTAATTTCGTATTCGACAGTAGGCGGAAGTGTGTCGTGTACCGTGCGGCTGA
This genomic window from Flexibacter flexilis DSM 6793 contains:
- a CDS encoding OmpA family protein yields the protein MKGIGKEFIHKAGYALLFVGLMSACVTRKKYDEVTAQSARLQQDKADCETKLTALQQDKLALDKQMKELAESNDKIKRDSTHAGGILRRTQALLNDVSDKYDKLEKSYTQLLNSTMAETGNLSKELSRREKELYAMDQNLSANRTKLEENQRQLNLLSDNLKEREKRVQELEKILADKDKAVNDLKAKVSGALLNFKEKDLTVSIKNGKVYVSLSEQLLFKSGSFAVDSKGVEALKKLASVLRDNSDINVTVEGHTDDVPLAKSTAGMTDNWDLSVLRATSIVRVLTNEGVRGSSLTAAGHGKFLPVYDGTSAEARQKNRRTEIILTPKLDELFKILSN
- a CDS encoding RDD family protein, with amino-acid sequence MQTIKVQTTQNVTIEYPIADLGKRIAAKIIDSLVLTAIAFLFITIALTIQPGEDAVIGLILTFLLIYFVYPLVLELQMDGQTFGKKIMKIKVISLDGRSAGFLQYFLRWILNLADMQMGGAVGLVVIAVNGKGQRIGDLAAGTTVIDLKTKIQDLEKVINLHKIEENYVATYANVYLLSDHDVQVIQKIVLVYRQTGNEEILQKTADKVKEQLGLLYTQTGSNLHFLETVLKDYKALTMNN
- a CDS encoding alkaline phosphatase, with amino-acid sequence MERKDFLRLGGLAAAGTMLGFNGQAAAIDELKAKQKAKNVIILVSDGMSIGTLNMADLFLQRKEGRGSYWLDLYRDRNRKITRALMDTASASSLVTDSAAASSSWGGGVRVKNGSLNVGANGEFYKPIWQKMKAAGKAVGCVTTVPITHATPAGFCVNNKSRKGQPEIAEKYLELRFDVMMGGGLEHFTPEGREDKKDMFSAFTAKDFAVVRDRSQMLNLNTSKPILGVFHEDGLPYSIDRNSSAELQAKIPTLAEMTQTAIKHLKGNPKGFALQVEGGKVDWAAHGNDIGALLYDQIAFDEAVKVALDFAEKDKETLVIITTDHGNANPGLIYGEKANQMFDSIQKYKQSNDWILSGVNKFMTAAQVIERVEAGSGFAITTEQANDLLGQYQHLDEDGLYNPRKMPFKKLAEIQGKYNSVGWISMDHSADFVELAMYGVGSELLPSFIKNTDLHYLMLNATHVEA
- the msrB gene encoding peptide-methionine (R)-S-oxide reductase MsrB, with amino-acid sequence MKHLIFVLILLPTLSWAAIGCNSIMKTEEDSTQKVRKSEQEWQQQLSPLSCGVLRGKETERPFTGKYLNNKEKGSYHCAGCGQLLFSSDTKYDSGSGWPSFFQPAVKTNIGEHLDKSYGMIRREIVCSRCEGHLGHVFEDGPQPTGLRYCVNSAALEFKPAESKAEK
- the tsaE gene encoding tRNA (adenosine(37)-N6)-threonylcarbamoyltransferase complex ATPase subunit type 1 TsaE — encoded protein: MNLTLTYTYSLDEIEQAAQWVCTQANASKVWLLEGNMGAGKTTLAKAICLALGVTDTVSSPTFSLVNEYRTRAQEPIYHFDFYRINSLREAEDIGTEDYLYSGHLCLVEWSERIAPLLPDHCLIIRIETLPDGRRNLLLIQTNP
- a CDS encoding alanine dehydrogenase, whose product is MKTPFDAEVKALAKESALYPQELLLKVRENTQRLAIVVPKETEGQEKRLALTPDAVALLVNNGHEVIVQAGAGNPSKFADNEYSEAGARIAYSAKEAYESGNVVLKVYPPSVEEIGLMQKGSILFSALQMTQLSEDYILALNNKNITGVAFELLEDEVGGMPIVRAMSEIAGSTVMLIAAEYLNSNNNGRGIILGGITGVPPTKVVILGAGTVAEYAARTALGLGAEVKIFDNQIYKLRRIKENLGQQIFTSTIDLTNLNDALRRADVVIGALRAEEGRSPCVVSEDMVASMKPNSVIVDVSIDQGGCFETSQMTSHNSPTFKRYDVIHYCVPNIASRVAHTGTTAISNILAPLIVMAHELGGFEEMIFNKVWFMKGVYCYRGGLTSKQIAKRLNMRHKDLSLLRLPRY
- a CDS encoding NUDIX domain-containing protein; this translates as MEEKEDLNKNPWTTLSSQDIYDNPWIHVREDKVLNPSGGKGIYGVVQFKNKAIGIIPIDAEGYTYLVGQYRYSLNEYSWEIPMGGGRLDTDILVSAQRELKEETGFTAKQWTNIARIHTSNSVTDEEGFIFLAEDLEAGEDEPEETEQLRVWRLPLAEAVQMAMDNRITDAISVAGLLKAARIKGI
- a CDS encoding succinate dehydrogenase/fumarate reductase iron-sulfur subunit; protein product: MNLTLKVWRQKNAKSEGKLETYNVKEISPDMSFLEMFDVLNEQLVHENKEPIAFDHDCREGICGMCSMYINGQPHGPKQGITTCQLHMRSFKDGDTIVVEPWRASAFPVIKDLSVDRTAFDRIMSAGGYVSVNTGNAQDANNLPISKESADEAFAAAACIGCGACVAACKNASAMLFTSAKISQLALLPQGQAERQIRAEKMIAQMDEEGFGACTNTGACSAECPKGISLEHIARLNREYLGAKFSSHRL